Genomic segment of Paracholeplasma morum:
TGCAAGACAAAACCAAACAAAGGAGACCTAGTAACCGTTAATGTTGCGATGTATCAAGAATCAAAGATTTTTGAAGGTACCTTTGAAATCAGCGAAAACTCAAGCGTTTATGAGCTTTTGGTTGAGTTCTTTGATGGGAATTACAGTGAGTTTGTAATGGAGGGTGAAACGGTCTATATGTTGAATACACTTAAGTATAAAACATATGCTTTGGAACCTGCCGATAGGCAGTATATTGCGTTTTATGTAAATGGAACTGCATCCATGAAAGGGATTAGCCAATATTACATTCAAGAAAATGATTTAATTGAGTTTAAACTAGAAAGTTACTAATATGAGAAAAAGCATATTCGACATTGCGATTATTGCCATATTTACAGGCATAGTGTTTGCTGTCGAACAAGTCTTGGCCTTTATTCCCAATGTGCAGCTAACCGTATTTTTATTGATTTTATACACCAGATTATTGGGCGGCAGAAAGACGTTTTTCATTGCGCTCTTACATACAATCATGGATAACATATATAACGGGACCTTGCTTGCTCATATGGTTATCCCAATGGCGATGGCTTGGAGCTTTATTCCTTTAACGCTTTCCACGATATTTAAAAGATTTAAATCTAGTTTTTCGTTAACAATCTTTGCGTTTGTATTTGGATTTGTATATGGAATCATCTTCATTCCATTCTCAGTCTATACTTATGGGTATGAACCATGGGCGTATTTTATGGCAGATGTACCGTTTGAATTTATGATGGCAATCTCTGGGGCTTTGTCAGTTGCGTTACTCTATCAACCTGTCTATTTACTTCTAAAAGAAGAACTGGATCATTATCATTTATTAGAAGCCAAACGCTATATTAGATAACACTCTCTTCCGGAGGGTGTTTTATTTGGGTATAGAAGAAAACCACTAGTTCATACGATTTACCCAGGAAAAATAGAACTATATTGTACAAAAATAAGCAAATGAATGAATATAAACTTAAAAAGGTTGATTTCCCATATATAATATGATATAGTTAAAAAGGCATTAAAATACACATGCTTGA
This window contains:
- a CDS encoding DUF4430 domain-containing protein, with translation MSKMKKLWLVMVVLGLFFGLSACKTKPNKGDLVTVNVAMYQESKIFEGTFEISENSSVYELLVEFFDGNYSEFVMEGETVYMLNTLKYKTYALEPADRQYIAFYVNGTASMKGISQYYIQENDLIEFKLESY